The Elusimicrobiota bacterium region CGCGGATTTATAAAGTTCTTCAACCGAGGGCGTTTTTTGTTGCGCCATTAGCGCATTCATCATAACAGGCCCGAGCCCTAGAAAGTTCATTGTGGCTAATGGTAATGACTTCATGTTTTTTGGCATCATAAACTCCATCATTTTCTGGAGTACACCTTTTTTTGCGTAAATCTTGCGGTTTTTAAGAAAACTTAACCCCCAGAACGTGAAAAACACGTCGACATCCATATCCATTGCCGCGGCAGTAGTGGATAACATCAGCATCGCATACGCTTTGTCCATTGTACCGCTAAAAAATATTATTGTCATCTTATCTTTCATACTTATTTACTCCTACGGACAGTTTTGTTGTACTCTTCCATCTTAGTTTCATCAGTTACAGGCGACATTGCACGAAGTTTATCAATAATCGGGGGTAATACCGTAAGAAACTGGTTAACATCTTCTTCAGTATTATCTATCCCCAGAGTAAACGCAACAGAACCCTGCGCGGAGATAGTATCCACCCCGATTGCTTCAAGCACATGCGACATTTTTAGTGCTTCGGATGAGCAAGTTGACCCGCTTGACCCCGCAAATCCTGAGAAACTCAGCATTAAAAGGATTGACTCGCCTTCAATAAATTTTAAGCAAAAACTTGTATGCCCGGGCAGTCGCCTGGTTTTTGAGCCCGTAAGTACTGTATGTGGCAAAGCTAGTACACCAGCAATAAGTTTATCCCGTAACGGCATTAAATATTTTATGCGGCCCACAACCTTTTCCTTCGCGATTTTTGCTGCGATGCCAAACCCAACGATCCCCGCAACGTTATGCGACCCCGCACGGAGGCCGTTTTCCTGTACCCCTCCTTCGATCAACGGATAGAGTTTGAGTACTTTCCTTTTATACAAAGCACCCGCGCCCTGCGGGCCGTAGATAACATTGCTTGAAATACTTAACAGGTCTACATTCAACTCCTGAACATTGATATCCACACTACCCGCTGCAGCAATTGCGTCGGTATGAAACACGACATTACATTCCCGGGTAATCATACCAATTTCGTTTATCGGTTCTATCGTCCCGATTTCGTTTGACGCAGTAGTTACAGTCACGAGTATTGTGTCGCTGCGTATAAGAGATTTCACCTGTACAGGGTCAACGAGCCCGTCTTTATCCACATTTAACCACGAGATTTCGTACCCTTGTTTTGCAAGGTTTTTCAGCGGGTGTATTATCGAATGGTGTTCAATCGGGCTTGCGATGATATGTTTACCTTTTTTTGTGTATGCCCTGACAGTTCCGTGTATTGCAAGGTTGTTAGCTTCACTCCCATTTGAAGTAAAACTTATTTCATCGGGATCCGCTGCGGAGAGTAGAGCGGCAACGTTTTTCCTCGCATCACCAACAGCATCCCTCGCATCATCGCCTATTAAATGCTTGCTCAACGGATTACCAATACTCTCCCCGAGAAATGGAAGCATCGCGCTTCTTGCTTCCGGTAAAATATACGCCGCAGCAAAGTGGTCAAAATTAATTTTTTTCATCCCAGCGTTTCTCCTTTTATTCCAATAACCGTTTCCATGTACGGCACCTTAAGTTTTGCGGTTTTCATTGCGTCTTTCACTAATTGTGTCAACCCGAAACAACAGGGAACTTCCATATGGGCAACGGATACGCTTTTTGGCTTTGCTGTTATGAACAACTCAACAAGTTTTTCCGCATAAATTTTTGTATCGTCAAGTTTTGGGCAACAGATGATTAACATCTTACCTTTGACAAATTCAGTATGAAAGTTTGGATTAGCTGCAGGGACACAATCCGCTGCAAACACAATCTCCGCGTTTTTGAAATAGTCCGCCCCTGGATTCACGAGCATTAACTGTACAGGCCAATTGCGCAGCTGCGACTTTTGTTTACCCCCCTGAACACTATCTTCGTCTTCATCATTACACCCACACGTATCATTATTATTTTTGCTATCATTACCCCACGATTGCGAAGCCGTACCCGGGCATCCACAGGCCAAAGGTTTAGCATGCGCAGCAAGGTGTTTCATATGCTGTTCAAGTTTCTCCGGTGCAGTTTTCTTTATGTGTTTGATAACACCTTCTTCGTCATACCGGTCAACCGTAGCTTCTACAACGTGCAACGCATCCTTCGGGCAGTCACCAACACACGCGCCTAGGCCGTCACAAAAGTTTTCTTTCACCACCCTGGCTTTCGGCCCTTTAGGCGTATCAACAACTTTTAACGCACCTTCGGGGCACGACGGGATACACACGCCGCAGCCATTACACTTATCTTCATCAATTTTAATAATCTTGCGTTTAACTTTTGCCATAGTATTACCCCCTACAACAATTTATGTTTCTCAGCAATAGTTTGCGCTAACGCAGTTAATGCCTCAAAATCCTCTACCCCGGGATTACCTTTTATATACACCGGTGGGATAAGTTCAGCTTTTATATTCGGAATCAACCCCGCGAGAGTTTCAACAGCTTTACCGCCCCAGCCATAGGAACCAATGATTGAAATATACCGTGTTTTCGGGCGTAACGCGTTAAACAATGCGGTTGCGTACAACGCCGCGGGATGCGGGCCCGTGAGAACCGTCGGGGTACCAACAATAACAGTCGCTGCGTCAACAAGTTCTTTTGCAAGCTCGCCAATATCGGTACGCGGTATATTAAACGGTTTCACAGCAACGCCTCGCGCGAGAAGTTCGGTTATCAGATGGTTTACCATACACTCAGTACTCCCATGCATTGAGACGTATGGCAGGACAACAGTATTTTTTACTTTATCACTTGTCCATTCTTTATACGCATTGATGATAAACGATGGGTCATAGTGTACCGGCCCGTGTGACGGCGCGATGGTTTTAACGTCATACGCACACACTTTTTCTATATTCTTCACAATGTTTGTACGGAACGGCATCATTATTTCTGCGTAGTAGCGTTTTGCTGACTCATACACTTTATGGCCTTCCACCGGCATCAGTGGATCACCTGCGTAATGTGAACCGAAAAAGTCGCAGGTAAATAATACTTTATCCTCACGCAGATATGTCACAAACGTTTCCGGCCAGTGTACCCACGGGGTAAAGATAAACTCTAATGTCTTACCCCCAAGATCAAGCGTATCCTTGTCATTAATAACCACAAACTTGTCATCAGGTATATGCAGCAAATCCTTGAGCATATCCTTACACTTCTGGTTTGTCATAACTTTTGCACCGGGGTATAATTCCACAACTTTACCTGCAAGGCCTGAATGGTCTTGTTCACCGTGGTGAGAAACAACGAAATCAATTGTTTTTACGCCTAACGAGTTGAGGTTGGCAATTAACACATCCGCTTTTACCGGGTCAACCGTGTCAATTAACACAGTTTTATCCGTACCTTTGACAAGATACGCGTTGTATGTCGTACCTTCGGGTAATGGTATGAGCTCATCAAACAATCGGCGGTCCCAGTCAATTGCTCCTACTGAATACACGTTTGGGCAAAGTTGTTTAATGTTCATACTCTTTACTACTCCTTCTCTTCTTCAAACGCTTCTTTATCCGCACCGCAAAGCGGGCATACCCATCCTTCAGGCAGTTTTTCAAATGGCGTACCGGGTTTTACATTATTATCAGGATCACCTGCCTGCGGGTCATAAACATAACCACATACCGTGCATTTGTACTTCTTCATAACTTTGTTCTCCTTCCTGAAATACCCTTGAATTCTCAACTATTTCTTCTTTCCATACTGTTTATCTACCAACTTCTTCAGTGTTACTCTATTAAGTATACGTTCAGACGCTTTTGCCCACTCGCTCCACACATCGTGGACTACGCATTTATTGTATCGCGCGCAGACTGAGGAATTCACTAAACATTCCATCGGTACTAACGAACCTTCAGTTGCTTCAAGTATCTGGAACAACGTAATACCTTCCGGCGGTTTGGACAGGACAAACCCGCCACCGTGTCCCCGCATACTCCGTACCAAGCCTGAGAGCGTGAGAAGGTTCATTATACGTTCGAGGTACTTATACGGAATCTCCTGATGCCGGGAAATATCTTTCTGCTGTACCGGGCCGTTGTTGTACCGCACAGCGAGTTCCATCATTGCGCGGATGCCGTAATGCCCTTTTGTTGTTATTCTCATATCGTTAATCTCATACCAGCCTTTATTTATGCCGCTATTCTCACGGCATTCTTAAATATTACTAATCCTACCGTGTTAGTATTATTATAAACAAAAATCATTTATTTGTCAAGAAAGAAATTTACTAGGATACTTTATTCTTTTAAAATCCCATTAACCCGCAGCATCGCGCGCAGATCGGCAGTAACCCTTTGTGTTTTATAAGCAG contains the following coding sequences:
- a CDS encoding aminotransferase class V-fold PLP-dependent enzyme, whose protein sequence is MKKINFDHFAAAYILPEARSAMLPFLGESIGNPLSKHLIGDDARDAVGDARKNVAALLSAADPDEISFTSNGSEANNLAIHGTVRAYTKKGKHIIASPIEHHSIIHPLKNLAKQGYEISWLNVDKDGLVDPVQVKSLIRSDTILVTVTTASNEIGTIEPINEIGMITRECNVVFHTDAIAAAGSVDINVQELNVDLLSISSNVIYGPQGAGALYKRKVLKLYPLIEGGVQENGLRAGSHNVAGIVGFGIAAKIAKEKVVGRIKYLMPLRDKLIAGVLALPHTVLTGSKTRRLPGHTSFCLKFIEGESILLMLSFSGFAGSSGSTCSSEALKMSHVLEAIGVDTISAQGSVAFTLGIDNTEEDVNQFLTVLPPIIDKLRAMSPVTDETKMEEYNKTVRRSK
- a CDS encoding FprA family A-type flavoprotein, translated to MNIKQLCPNVYSVGAIDWDRRLFDELIPLPEGTTYNAYLVKGTDKTVLIDTVDPVKADVLIANLNSLGVKTIDFVVSHHGEQDHSGLAGKVVELYPGAKVMTNQKCKDMLKDLLHIPDDKFVVINDKDTLDLGGKTLEFIFTPWVHWPETFVTYLREDKVLFTCDFFGSHYAGDPLMPVEGHKVYESAKRYYAEIMMPFRTNIVKNIEKVCAYDVKTIAPSHGPVHYDPSFIINAYKEWTSDKVKNTVVLPYVSMHGSTECMVNHLITELLARGVAVKPFNIPRTDIGELAKELVDAATVIVGTPTVLTGPHPAALYATALFNALRPKTRYISIIGSYGWGGKAVETLAGLIPNIKAELIPPVYIKGNPGVEDFEALTALAQTIAEKHKLL
- a CDS encoding Rrf2 family transcriptional regulator, translating into MRITTKGHYGIRAMMELAVRYNNGPVQQKDISRHQEIPYKYLERIMNLLTLSGLVRSMRGHGGGFVLSKPPEGITLFQILEATEGSLVPMECLVNSSVCARYNKCVVHDVWSEWAKASERILNRVTLKKLVDKQYGKKK
- a CDS encoding 4Fe-4S binding protein, which encodes MAKVKRKIIKIDEDKCNGCGVCIPSCPEGALKVVDTPKGPKARVVKENFCDGLGACVGDCPKDALHVVEATVDRYDEEGVIKHIKKTAPEKLEQHMKHLAAHAKPLACGCPGTASQSWGNDSKNNNDTCGCNDEDEDSVQGGKQKSQLRNWPVQLMLVNPGADYFKNAEIVFAADCVPAANPNFHTEFVKGKMLIICCPKLDDTKIYAEKLVELFITAKPKSVSVAHMEVPCCFGLTQLVKDAMKTAKLKVPYMETVIGIKGETLG
- a CDS encoding rubredoxin yields the protein MKKYKCTVCGYVYDPQAGDPDNNVKPGTPFEKLPEGWVCPLCGADKEAFEEEKE
- a CDS encoding DsrE/DsrF/DrsH-like family protein, whose protein sequence is MKDKMTIIFFSGTMDKAYAMLMLSTTAAAMDMDVDVFFTFWGLSFLKNRKIYAKKGVLQKMMEFMMPKNMKSLPLATMNFLGLGPVMMNALMAQQKTPSVEELYKSAKELGVKFYACSTSCGIMGVGKDNMIPGVDDMVGAAAFLEKAKAAKINLFI